TTGAAAAGCCAAGTCTAACTTGAACCATTCTTAtttaagtaatttgataaaactTTGGTTTTAGAAAATTTGACATGACATGTCCCCCATTTACTTCTTATtgctattcttcttcttcaggtccTCTGTTTCTTGCACTTTGCCTTTGGTTGCATGGTAAGAGCCCAACATTCATAAAGAATGGAACCAGGCCAAGTCCAACCTCTGCCTCAACTGTATGTTTTTGGTTAACGAGATGCCTGATGAAACTTTCAACGCTAGGCAACTAAGAGTATATTAAGCAAAAGTAGCTGTTTTACTGCGTATCCTCCATTGCCCCTTGAATCTGCAAGTATATTAAGCTTTTCCAGAGGAAGCATCTCGGATCGCATTCGCCCAAAACGTAAGCTGCGAATGGATTCTTAGAAATCTACCGAGACATGATGTCTTCGGAACCAAAGGGGGAGTGATAAAGATTGATTCCAGTGGAAGAGAGCTCTCCATGGATACCATGAGGGATGTTGCAGTTTATCTTGCTATTAATgttgaaatgattttgttaaaaacatgcATTATACACTTTGAACTGGACAGTGATTAGTGACAAAAATGACAACAATGGTACAAATTATTATACAGTATAATTGTATTATGTCTTggtttattttcagttttacatGAATACACATGCTAACATAAAAAATTGTACATGGAAAACAAAcgtaaataatatttaaaatcggGATATAAACATACACGGAATTATTACAATCGTAGAGAACATAGATAGTTTCATGTTCAAACGCACAACTGATGCTATCGGAGATCAATGACATCAAACTTGAGATTAGGGTTCATGTAAACATCCTTACNCTAGGCAACTAAGAGCATATTAAGCAAAAGGAGCTGTTTTACTGCAGGTATCCTCCATTGCCCCTTGAATCTGCAAGTATATTAAGCTTTTCCAGAGGAAGCATCTCGGAACGCATTTGCCCAAAACATTAGCTGCGGATGGATTCTTAGAAATCTACTGAGACATGATGTCTTCGGAACCAAAGGGGGAGTGATAAAGATTGATTCCAGTGGAAGAGAGCTCTCCATGGATGCCATGAGGGATGTTGCAGTTTATCTTGCTACTTAATCttgaaatgattttgttaaaaacatacATTATACACTTTGAACTGGACAGTGATTAGTGACAAAAATGACAATGGTACAAATTATTATAcagtataattgtattttgtcttggtttattttcagttttacatGAATACACATGTTAACATAAAAATTGGTACATGGAAAACAAATGTACATCATATTTAAAATCGGGATATAAACAAACACGAATAGATAGTTTCACATTCAAACGCACAACTGATGCTATCGAAGATCAATGACATCAAACTTGAGATTAGGGTTCATGTAAACATCCTTACACGTATTGTAAATTGGTCCTCCGTCTGCCGGTGAACTATGCGCGTGAAACCCACGCTGGTCACAATTTCTTATCACCGTCATTCCTCCCGGCGTTGTCAGCCGGAATATTCCGTGATTCctgtaaaaaaacataatccttTTAGGGTTTCTCGAATCAATTTATTAACTGATATGAATTTTTGGTCTTTTGTCTGTCTACTATACCTTGAAGAGNACATAATC
This window of the Camelina sativa cultivar DH55 unplaced genomic scaffold, Cs unpScaffold02129, whole genome shotgun sequence genome carries:
- the LOC104774241 gene encoding AMSH-like ubiquitin thioesterase 1; the encoded protein is MSSIDVHTHYSYQIMLPEAVAIVMAPQDSSRNHGIFRLTTPGGMTVIRNCDQRGFHAHSSPADGGPIYNTCKDVYMNPNLKFDVIDLR